Part of the Vigna radiata var. radiata cultivar VC1973A unplaced genomic scaffold, Vradiata_ver6 scaffold_43, whole genome shotgun sequence genome is shown below.
gagataggaatagaaaaatcaattgccttaagcttctgtgtgtaTCGCAtgagtaattactagggagactagagatactaaactagtaattgtgattaggctcttttcaccgagagatcgagtttaaaataaaatagatagtggcattaacattaatgaagaagatgaattcgtttatgcatgagagtaattaggtgaaatctaaaccctaacaacatattcatctcatattatcaacatcatccatccacttttgtgtttaacctcaattgatcacattgcattcatgtttatttttccacactttgcattcaaaaaccccaaaatatttttcttatagtcttgattggttaagcaaaagcacaactgtttagtgtcgtgagtctcttaggaaaacgatactctgacttaccgttttattattacttgatacgatctgatacacttgccaaggTGTTAACACTATGCACCACCCTCTCCAATACACAACTACACACCTCTTCACCTTTGCTACACCCCACAACACTTCACTCCACTCACCACACATCTTCTCTCAAATCACCCTCAAACTACATCCTTCTCGAACTCACCCTTCAACCATATTATGTGTCTCCCACACCTTCTCGAGGAAGCCCAGAAGTCCCCCTTATCTTCTCTTATTTAGTAAACCCTCACTTACACTACATTACCCATTTTACTACACTTCCCATATCACACAACCCTAAACCTATTACTCCCTTCCTTCCTATGCATAATGCATCACAGTCCAAAGCAAAGTCACATAACACATACACTTTCCTCCATCTCTATCTTATTTTACCTACTTTTTATACCCTTACGTGATCAGTACGTCACTCTCCTCCctcctttcccttttcttcacccAAAGGTCAACCCATACTTCTCATTCTCTTAGCCAGATAACCCACAAAGAATACACTACCCTTACCGTGGTCAACCAGTGTCCAAACCTTAGAAACCCAGCCCTAAACCATGTTGTAAAATATATCACAGGACATCAACACTAAGACAGTGCATGCagacatattatattattatcctCTTGCAGGTATGCTATTAACAATATGATAGTTTTAGGTAGAAAAATTCTGAGGGCAGACCAAATTAGGTTGGTTTTAAAAATAGTAGGACTTAATTAGCTCATAAAAACTTATGAGACCCACAAAAATATCACCAAAGAGAGCTAGCCTAATAAACTCGGGCTTCTTGCAGTTCATGGGCTCATTATAGAACTTAAAAAGACTAAAAGTGCAGAAACACAAAgctaaaatgaaataaaattctttGAAAACAAGATCCAGAGAACTTATatacttttatcaatttttcataattgtttAATAAAACAGAGAGCTAAATAAAAATTGTGTCCTATGTAACAAGGACCAAAATTGAATTGGGACTTGGTCTTTACTACCTTTCGGTCAAAATtaatctattaataaaaaagttgagttttctAAGACACTAATCAATTAAAGTTGAGTTTTCTAAgacattaatcaattaaattctCAATCTATTAATCAAGAAAAAAGCATCAGTTTTGTGCAAAAAGAACATGATTGTTATACCTAACTAAGTACCTTCTCTTCAAGTCTGAGGTTTCAGTATAAATCCTGCAAATTCAGAGGAAGAAAAATAGGAAACTGATGTGAAGTTACATCATATAGAAGAaacaaacattatattatgtaatcaaaaacaaaataaatcacatCACACCACAATTCAGAGTAACCAGATTCCTAGAATCAAATccattaatttcaataaaaaatgtcAACGAACTTTAGAGTTCTAAGAGTAAATGCATTCTTCAATACAAAGAAAGCAGTAGCAAAACAAACTAACACATTATTTAGCTGACTATCGGAATCTCATTTTAAGAATACAAAATACTCAATTAATCAAAAAGTAAGAAATGTCATgcacaattataaaataataaattcctTATCTCCTACTTCCTTAATTAGTagagaaatcaaattttgtgcTATCCCTTTTGAGCTCAATGAACAGTACAGTAAAATTTGCCCAAAGTAATGGGCCCACCCAGAAGATCCAGTGGTTCTGCCACCTCCAGCCTATCATTGCAGAATGATATCACAAGAAACTAGTCTTACAATATAAGACTTGCCTGAATTAGCAGAGGAGCTTCTAATGTGCAATTGTTGTTATTGTTCACTATGGAGATAACACTTTTCACAATATTTCTACAGCAGAATATAGTTGAGGCCTTAGGTTCTTAAGTTCCTAAAATGATCACATATGAAGATTATATCAGTATTTATGCATGTTAAAACAATAACCACAACAACTATAGAGAAACTAATCAAGCATTCCACTAGAAGAACACATTCATGAAGTAAATAGAAGCTTGGAACATGCTCAATAACATCAAAATTtatgttgaagatttgaagacttgaaatgaaactaaaattgataagttaatttgaaatgaaactaaaattgatagtcaaaatagaaattatatatactgatagagaaaatagattgataaattagataattattattGGATTAAATGTTTACTAGatgaaaaacatgttaaaaactTGAAACATAACCACCCCACTGAGTGTTGGGTTATTGAGctcccttcctatgtggagaataggcccaaatattgtggtccattatgtctcattaggtcaaaatgagatgggtcagattagtagagcacaagagagtcatttgaagagaggcaaaagccaagtgagagaaaaagaaagagagaaagtcattcccgcataaccctaaacctgcaCTGGTGTTTTTGATGCTGTGAAGTCGTTAACCGTTGGATCGAGCTGATTTATGAACAGTAGGTTccagacatatggttcttcattctgaccGTTCGGATCGTCAATCAGAGGTCTAGGTTGGGAGAAATCGGTCCCGCACCAGCAGCCCTGTTTTGGAggattttcatcttctttgttctcatttgtaagcatttgtgcttagttaatttgcCTTATTGAAAATACCATTTGGTATTACTATTGGAGTCTCTAttgtaccctattattgatcatagtggatttttctttggtctggacgactcgtggtttttacccttgTATTGAGGGGTTTTCCACACTAAAAATGgttggtgtctctttgtgctttggattctatttttattctatttgtttggtgctcctcGCAGATTCTCGCAAGAAGGGGGATTGAATTTTCGCTGCATTATTACTCCTTGATaagttgttatttgttttggccCTTTCCCCCATCACTCAGAACTATACAAGAAAACGAAACTCTAAGTAATCGTGTAACTAGAAGTCTATCTAAATGGAACTATGTATATACGATTTCAGCTGCTAgtctaaagaaataaaacaataagACCTTCACAAATTGGTactaattattgattttttttttctgctgcTAAAGAAAGTCTTCTACTTCCAAAAATGCTTAGTTTATTGATCCTTTTCTTATTCCAATCATTGCCCAttcaataaatttgttaataattgatttatttaccTTATCCTGATTTATTTACCTTATCCAGGTCATTCTATTTATACGTATTCTATATTACTTCATGTTTCAAACTTCTttctaaaccattttttttatacaagaaCCTTTGTACCAGcttctattatttttcaattcactTCAACTTAATTTACCACTTAACATACctaagaaaacattaaaaatatctttaagtGAAGCAAATAAAGGATACCTATATAATTCAATACTACAGAATGAATGCAAATAATCTTTATTAGTTACCATTCCAAAACCTCAATTGATCCAACATACCTATTTATGTAGACCAATATTCAGACCATCAGAAAAAGAATCATGCCTAATGAGCCCCAATattcaaaccaaacaaaatgatattaattcaaacatattacctatttattctaatttataacactatatattatatatactatttcCAATGTTTCCAGACTTAATATATCATGCAGTATACTACCCCTAAAAGTTCTTCCAATTTGATAATCTATAAAAGATTCCAatcaacccggctcatgcgaACATTTCTCATCTAATATAAttctctttaaataaatttatagcCTAATAGAATAGcttcctctattttcttttacaaagaGAAAATATGATGAGAACAAAAGCCCAAGTCCAAGTCACTATGCCAAGCAAATTGTCAACCGTATTAAACATCAAAACCTATGGATGGAGTTTCAAACTCTAAAAAGGATAATATCTCGGATGGAGTGATTAATCCAAACACCTAGACAACCTGCTTCTTATATTGCAGAACTTGCACACTATCTATTTTAACTGGTGAACCAATTAGcttttttaaccaaattaaatttcaataaaatgaaaacctCATTTTAGTCATTGACATTTACTAGGGAAAcatgaatgaaaataacatttaactAAGTCAATAAACACTACTACTATAGTGAACAGTAACGTCGACGTCCAAGTCCAGAGCTGTACCAAATCTCCACCCTGTTGAATGGACCAAGGAGTCCTTCCTCAACACTTTCGCCTCCTCACGCCAACGTCGATGAACCACGAAGCCTTCACGGACCACCAAACCCTAGTCCCACCACGATTCAACTCTAATGGAGCCTCCTTCCAACAACGTCGTCTCTAAACCACAAAGAATTCCAGCCATGGGTCAGATTGgggcaaaacaaaatttaagaaaggGATTCGTGCAAGGAATTGATAGAAAATGAGAACGCAAATACCCACTTCTTCCTCACAAAGCTCACTGCGAAGCACTCCTCCAACGGTTTGCTGGCAAAGATTGATGCAAAAACCACGTTTTTCAAGCAAGTGTTTCGTGCAATGGAGAAGAGTTTAGGGTTTTCGTTTTCACCTTGAGAAAGGGACGCACATTAGGTTTGGTGTTTACTGATGTTGCAAAGAGTGAATATCTGATTTGTGTAAAAATTAATCAAAGACATTACCGAAGACTCTTTGACCGTCGATATTCTAATTCACTAACTCATTATCAAAGGCTCTTAGGCCCTCGATAAATCGCTGCCAGTAATAAGCGCGTTGTTGGAAGTGATCTTAAACTGACATAACCTTAATCTTTTTAATCTTGTTGTACtagttaagtttattttatctatGAATAAGGTAGTTAGGCTTTTAGGTCACGTGTTAAGTGAGGTCATACCATTGAATAGAGGATACCATAAAACAAATAACGACATGATAATGAAACATACTCAAATTAGACAAATAACGATCTAtcatgaaacaaataaaaaaacaaaaacacttgTAGAaggattgaaaaatatttcaaccaaaattaagaaaaagaaaatactaaggGATAAACGtcgattttgaattttgtttaacattaaaatttatataaaccaAATCTAATTAATTGGATTTTATTTAAACtcaaaaaacataaagatttaaattaaaaatgaatccactaaaactaatttaaataatttggcACTGTAAAGTATCTAATGGGTAATTTCAAGTgctcttaattatattatatgtcatTAAGTAGTcgattatatatagttttaatcaGAACACGGTAATAatatctttattcttttatatttttttatatttttttttgatgGAAGTTTTTGTTCTCTTGACTTACTTTGTAGCTGTCTAGTTTCTCattgtatttttgtttgaaaagtaatttttttatatttatattttttatatttatttaacattattttgtatattttttattttttttattgaaaaaataaaaaaatttagatttttattattattttatttttatattgtattaagtgaatgtaaaaatatactatgataccattttttatttttgttttaaaaaatgatattttggaatacataattttttttacattcgtttaatattactttatttttattttatttttttttaagtgtcaATGTTAATGTGTGTTAGGGTAGCTTCATCTTTTGTTTTATCCATATGGAATAGGTTAATTaataggaaaaacttcttttaataatatttttttaacaattttttgacaacgtatacaTGGTAActtgtgattgatccgttttaaatattttttaaacataaattcaaataaaccaataaaatgatgtaaaaaagtgttgtcaaaatattattgtccTAATTAATAATAGGAGATATGTAGCATAGCGCGAGTGTTTGTGAAGAAAGAATTTCCATGGTGCCGGTTCGTTAGTACCAACCATAGTTGTCGGTCTGATGAATAATCTAATCATTAAATTTCAAGTGTCTCCCCCAATCATCCTTGATGGACATTGCAAAGTTCTCCTCACCACCCTTTCACACTGTTCTTGGACTCAACCTTCCCTTTAGCCTCTTCTTCTTAATCCTTTGCTTCTGTACTCATCACAAATTACGtaccttctctctctttcttccctCCTATTAATATCACTTCAGTTTCATGATATACCAGTATCACCCACTTCCTATCTGTTCCTAGCTTTCATGGGATGCGTTTGTGGCAGGTTTTCTCCCCCTTCCGAGGCTCAGCGCCGGAATCACCAAGTTAAGAGAGTTTTGAGCCGCAAGGGTTCCAGGCCACGCTCCTCTAATGTGGGAGAGAGGGTGAAAAGGGATACCCAGAGACAGAGAGTGCGTGTGAGTGTGAATAAGGATTCAGCTGGAGATGCTGTACgaggagaaaaggaaaaaccaGTTCCTAAAGAAGAGAAGAACAAGGTACGAGAAGATGCTGCTAAAGAAAGTAAGAGTAGTAAAGATTTGGATTCTAATGAGTCCAAGAACGAATTTGTGGATGGGTGGCCAAAGTGGTTACTGGATAACATCCCCACCAATGTTCTTGCTAAGCTTGTTCCCAAGAGCGCTGATTCTTATGAAAAACTTGCCAAGGTAATCCAATTCTTTTGATTATGATATCACATTGAAATTTCATCAACCTCGTTTGTTTAACTTACATATTTGCACAATTCATATATATGGCATGCATGCATTAAGGCAAGCATATTCATCCACTGTTATTATTACATAATTTGTTTGTGTAGTTCCATGAAACTGAAATGGATTTCCGTTTTGTGATGCAGATAGGACGTGGAACGTATAGCAATGTGTACAAAGCAAGAGAGAAGGGCACTGGAAAGATTGTTGCTTTGAAGAAGGTACGGTTTGACACATCGGATTCTGAAAGCATAAAGTTTATGGCAAGAGAGATCATGATGCTGCAGATGCTTGATCATCCCAATGTCATCAAGCTTAAAGGACTAGCTACATCGAGAATGCAGTATAGTCTTTATCTGGTTTTTGACTTCATGCAGTCTGATCTCACTCGAATTATCTCCCGACCCGGCCAGACACTCACCGAACCGCAGGTTCGCTTTAGTGTGCCTCATTTTCCGACAGTTAAAAGCTATTAATTTGATATGATAAAAATACTGCAGTATTATAAACTTCATCTGAGCTTTTTTTAGGAGTTTGTAATGCCAATAATTTGATggtcaatattttttattaatttattttgtccAGATCAAGTGCTATATGCAGCAGCTACTTAGTGGTCTCCAGCACTGTCACGAGAGGGGAATTATGCACCGAGATATTAAGGCTTCTAACTTGTTAATAGACAGAAAAGGGGTTCTGAAAATAGCGGATTTTGGGCTTGCAACTTCCATTGAATCTGGAAAACCTCTAACAAATAGAGTGGTAACACTTTGGTATAGAGCTCCAGAACTTCTTTTGGGTTCAACCGATTATGGATATAGCATTGATCTCTGGAGTGCTGGCTGCCTCTTGGCTGAGATGTTTCTTGGAAGACCAATTATGCCTGGCAGGACAGAGGTATTATTACCATATCAATGAAACTTTTAGATTCCAAAGTCAACCATCAATATCCATTTCATGCATGTTCAGATGTTTACAAGAGTTTCAAAAgccttttataaataaataaatatatccaATCCTATGATATAACCTTACTTTATGCATGTTATCGTACGTGGGAATAtgaccaatttattttattatcaccAATCACCAAGAAAATCCGGCAAAAGGTCATTTCGGTAACGAAAAATACTTCGTTAATTGAGAGAAACAGAACATATATTGGAAGATCTCTTTATGCCACCTCAATGTTTCGAATCTTGAAAATATGCCTAGTGTACGGAAAAACCAATTGTCCTCttcttgtttgaattttttccTGAAAGGATCTTTTGTGTGAGTTTTATGAAGGCCCAAAAAGGTTGGTGgaaacaaaaaggaaataaCAATACAGAAAACATCATAGTTTTAAGGAAATAAATACCTTGCCGTCCAATTCTTGAATTTGGagattatctttttattttgcgATTGAATATGCTTACTTTTACGTACGACTCCGAAAGAGAAGGTTACAAATTACAATTTCCATTGTCTGGTCATGTCTCATGCATGTTAGAGGAATCCTTGGTTTTGTTCTTTTGTCCTTAATTTTATCTCCTTCCTCTTAATTTTATTCTCGATGGTTGTTTATGTGATGGACTTATATATGATTGTTTATGTCTTCTTTAAATCtcatatgtttttatttgttggtATCTAAATtagctaattaaataaaatatacttttaaaattagcCAAATTAATTAACAAGTGTATAATAGTATAAAAGGACATGTTGAATTAATTGTACTTCATTGTAACTTTAAATTTGATAACTGcgtatattttcaaataattttttctgtgttttaatgttttgaaacccttcttttaCACCAgtggaattttaatttaattaaatgggGGGAAAGGATGAATTATGTTTAGGTTAGTAATGAAGTAAATTGCAAGTGAAACTTTCACATCTAggatttatctttatttataaaattgtacaaAAAAGCTTGTCGaacttatttttttacattaatcatGTAGTGGGAATTTATTTTGCATCTTAGATTGCTTAAtttatttcaagtaaaaaacaatttattagtGAAATTCTATATTGcctaaatttaaagataaaaataattaattatattgacTAATTAAAAGACCATTTTATAAGCTAAAAGTATTAATATGTAAAAcaattttgattattaataaaaacattataattgatttataaattaaaatttaaattagtttctaatATTAACTATcacgtttttatttttaaatt
Proteins encoded:
- the LOC106752699 gene encoding probable serine/threonine-protein kinase At1g54610, yielding MGCVCGRFSPPSEAQRRNHQVKRVLSRKGSRPRSSNVGERVKRDTQRQRVRVSVNKDSAGDAVRGEKEKPVPKEEKNKVREDAAKESKSSKDLDSNESKNEFVDGWPKWLLDNIPTNVLAKLVPKSADSYEKLAKIGRGTYSNVYKAREKGTGKIVALKKVRFDTSDSESIKFMAREIMMLQMLDHPNVIKLKGLATSRMQYSLYLVFDFMQSDLTRIISRPGQTLTEPQIKCYMQQLLSGLQHCHERGIMHRDIKASNLLIDRKGVLKIADFGLATSIESGKPLTNRVVTLWYRAPELLLGSTDYGYSIDLWSAGCLLAEMFLGRPIMPGRTEVEQIQMIFKLCGSPSEDYFKKLKLTTSFRPPQHYKPTYQDNFNKFPSSFHSLLATLLDLNPTNRGTAASALQTEFFRCSPLACDPSALPVIIKDEDERLQTKRSKRHRVSKKGQPSQTSKSEAESRKTQSPEQPRQDTQSTKEKNVEQQKQSQETGSGSSTSSGSRLFTNEGSTNTSLSPTFLSSGSVRKSPKTEGSPNALKNINHYNALLQASMIDIINRNEDSEVPQLPKSFSHLDYRLGPDKLSNLYTLSNKYV